The Desulfomicrobium orale DSM 12838 genome includes a window with the following:
- a CDS encoding TRAP transporter small permease, whose amino-acid sequence MLKKVCLAILDHFESYICQVLLVFFVITLFLQIIMRALNHPLAWSEEVSRYAFLWFILFGACYATRLCALNRVALQFAKFPSWVATYCMLLSDIIWLAFALIMAWYGYLAYQDLVEFPYYTPALDWDLSKVFLVFPLSFILMAIRIIQVNVIKFILKEEIADPDQAALEESATTLLTEEEEKA is encoded by the coding sequence ATGCTGAAAAAAGTATGTCTTGCGATATTGGATCACTTTGAGAGTTATATCTGTCAAGTACTTCTGGTTTTTTTTGTCATTACGCTTTTTTTGCAGATCATCATGAGAGCCCTGAACCATCCCTTGGCCTGGTCGGAAGAAGTATCCCGCTATGCCTTCCTCTGGTTCATTCTTTTCGGGGCCTGTTATGCTACACGCCTCTGTGCCCTGAACCGGGTGGCTCTTCAATTCGCGAAGTTTCCTTCGTGGGTCGCTACGTACTGCATGTTGCTCAGTGACATCATCTGGCTGGCTTTTGCCTTGATTATGGCTTGGTACGGCTACTTGGCCTATCAGGACCTCGTGGAGTTTCCCTACTACACTCCGGCGCTTGATTGGGATTTGAGCAAGGTGTTTCTGGTGTTTCCGCTCAGCTTTATCCTGATGGCCATTCGCATCATTCAGGTCAACGTCATCAAGTTCATTCTGAAAGAAGAGATTGCCGACCCTGATCAGGCCGCCCTGGAAGAGAGCGCTACGACCCTGTTGACGGAAGAAGAGGAAAAAGCATGA
- a CDS encoding TRAP transporter large permease gives MNAMSPNEIAVVLFAVFTVLLLLGSPIMVALGIAAMAAFYMVGTDLGVMIQMAASSLTSFPLMALPCFVLAGSLMECSGISRRLVRIAENIVGPIPGGLAVSTALSCVFFGAISGSGPATTAAVGMLMIPAMMRRGYDGGYAAAATATAGGVGIIIPPSIPMVIYGVAGQQSISKMFMGGVIPGMMIAVGLSLMHVFMCRNLKTKGLEWSMGALLRAIRDGMWSILAPVIILGGIYAGIFTPTEAAVVAIFYTLFIGFFVHRELTLPGLMNSLKTTSWLTGRVLVIVFTAYAFGRILTEYRIPIEIANWILEFTKQAYVVWFMVVLLLLFLGMFMETLAIILLVTPVLLPIMQAYGVDPIHFGVILVCCCGVGFSTPPLGENMFIASGIAHVSLERVALKALPFVFVNIFVIMVLIVFPDLVTWLPNMLNVTE, from the coding sequence ATGAACGCCATGTCCCCCAACGAAATAGCCGTTGTTCTGTTTGCCGTATTTACCGTGCTGTTGCTTCTGGGCAGCCCAATCATGGTTGCCTTGGGCATCGCCGCCATGGCGGCATTTTATATGGTCGGGACCGACTTGGGTGTCATGATACAGATGGCCGCCTCATCGCTGACCTCTTTTCCATTGATGGCTCTTCCCTGTTTTGTGCTGGCCGGTTCCCTGATGGAGTGCTCCGGTATTTCCCGCAGACTGGTTCGTATCGCGGAAAATATCGTCGGGCCCATTCCAGGGGGGCTGGCTGTGTCCACCGCTCTGTCCTGTGTGTTTTTTGGTGCTATTTCCGGCTCCGGACCCGCGACGACCGCCGCCGTGGGTATGCTGATGATTCCGGCCATGATGCGCCGCGGATACGACGGCGGTTACGCGGCCGCGGCCACGGCTACCGCTGGCGGCGTCGGCATCATCATCCCGCCGAGTATTCCCATGGTCATTTATGGTGTCGCGGGACAGCAGAGTATCTCCAAGATGTTCATGGGCGGAGTCATCCCAGGAATGATGATCGCAGTCGGGCTTAGCCTCATGCATGTTTTCATGTGCCGCAATCTCAAGACCAAGGGGCTGGAATGGTCCATGGGAGCGTTGCTGCGGGCCATCAGAGACGGCATGTGGTCCATTCTGGCTCCGGTAATCATTCTTGGGGGAATTTACGCGGGTATATTCACGCCCACGGAAGCCGCTGTGGTGGCCATATTTTACACGCTGTTCATCGGATTTTTCGTTCACCGGGAACTTACCCTGCCAGGCCTCATGAACTCTCTGAAAACGACATCCTGGCTGACCGGGCGTGTTCTGGTCATTGTCTTCACGGCTTACGCCTTTGGAAGGATCCTGACCGAGTACAGAATTCCCATCGAGATCGCCAACTGGATCCTCGAATTCACCAAGCAGGCTTACGTTGTCTGGTTCATGGTCGTCCTGCTGTTGCTCTTCCTTGGGATGTTCATGGAAACCCTGGCCATCATCCTGCTGGTGACACCTGTTCTGCTCCCGATCATGCAGGCTTACGGCGTTGACCCCATCCATTTCGGTGTGATCCTCGTCTGCTGCTGCGGAGTCGGTTTTTCCACACCGCCTCTCGGCGAGAACATGTTCATAGCTTCGGGCATAGCCCACGTGTCTCTCGAACGTGTAGCGCTCAAGGCTCTGCCCTTCGTCTTTGTCAATATCTTCGTCATCATGGTGCTGATTGTTTTCCCCGACTTGGTGACGTGGTTACCGAACATGCTGAATGTGACCGAATGA
- a CDS encoding TRAP transporter substrate-binding protein, which translates to MKRFAVCLSILLFLGFSGLAGAAPMTLKMALGDPEDSEMGVVGHEFKKYVEEKSNGEIKVQLFFSGSLGDETETIHNVRKGTLDLSLVGIANTVPFVKNLGILTLPYLFNNLDEVVAATNGAPSELMNSYAVKGGFRILTWTYTDFRYLSNSKKPITKIDDVKGLKFRVPQSAVLLATYKAWGASPAPISWAETFTSLQQGVVDGQCYGYIGFRAMKFQEAKQKYITEVHYTYQLQPLIISERVFKKMTPEQQQLMVDAGKVAQEAVLKYQIEESGKAKEDLIKLGIQVSQLEDEEVWKKMAIDTVWPEMVDFVGGKDAINAFLKACGKEEWK; encoded by the coding sequence ATGAAACGTTTTGCTGTATGTCTGAGTATTCTGCTCTTTCTCGGCTTTTCCGGTTTGGCCGGGGCCGCTCCCATGACTCTGAAAATGGCTCTCGGCGATCCGGAAGACTCCGAAATGGGCGTGGTCGGGCATGAGTTCAAAAAATATGTGGAGGAGAAATCCAACGGCGAAATCAAGGTACAGCTTTTCTTCTCCGGTTCTCTTGGCGACGAGACCGAGACCATCCACAATGTCCGTAAAGGCACCCTGGACCTGAGCCTCGTCGGCATCGCCAACACCGTGCCGTTCGTGAAGAATCTGGGCATCCTGACCCTGCCCTACCTCTTCAACAATCTGGATGAAGTTGTAGCAGCCACGAACGGAGCCCCTTCGGAGCTGATGAACAGCTACGCCGTTAAGGGCGGCTTCAGGATTCTGACCTGGACTTACACGGATTTCAGATATCTCTCCAACTCCAAGAAACCCATCACCAAAATCGACGATGTGAAGGGTCTGAAGTTCAGAGTCCCACAGAGCGCCGTGCTACTGGCGACCTACAAAGCGTGGGGAGCGAGCCCGGCTCCCATCTCTTGGGCGGAGACGTTCACCTCTCTGCAGCAGGGCGTCGTGGACGGACAGTGCTACGGCTACATCGGATTCAGGGCCATGAAGTTCCAGGAAGCCAAGCAGAAGTATATCACAGAAGTCCACTACACCTACCAGTTACAGCCCCTGATCATTAGTGAGCGTGTCTTCAAGAAGATGACTCCCGAACAGCAGCAGCTCATGGTTGACGCGGGCAAGGTCGCTCAGGAAGCTGTTTTGAAGTATCAGATCGAAGAATCCGGCAAGGCGAAGGAAGATCTGATCAAGTTGGGCATCCAAGTCTCCCAGCTGGAAGACGAAGAAGTATGGAAGAAGATGGCCATTGATACCGTATGGCCGGAAATGGTCGACTTTGTCGGCGGCAAGGACGCCATCAATGCATTCCTAAAGGCTTGCGGCAAGGAAGAGTGGAAATAG
- a CDS encoding NAD(P) transhydrogenase subunit alpha encodes MVVGVPKEIMPGEDRVAAIPDTVRKITSEGGTVLVEKDAGQGAFFPDSEYVAAGAKIVDDVQDIFAKADVILKVKEPLFNEKVKKHESDMFREGQYLITFLHPAAPVNHEPMKKLAATGVISITLDGIPRISRAQNMDALTSMSTVAGYKSVLMAANRLPKFLPMIGTAVGAIKPAHVVVIGTGVAGLQAVATAKRLGAVVSAIDIRPAAAEQAKSVGAKPIDTGVPAEIAIGEGGYAQRLPEEWLEKERERISDVVKSADILITAALIPGKLAPILVTEDMVKGMASGSSIVDIAIDQGGNCAISEAGKVVVKHGVTIDGTKNIPGMLPTSSTWMFAHNIYNLLEFLTKDGKIVLDMNDPIVASSLATKDKKIVHAGAREAMGL; translated from the coding sequence ATGGTTGTCGGAGTCCCGAAAGAAATCATGCCTGGGGAAGACCGGGTTGCCGCCATCCCGGATACCGTCCGGAAAATCACCAGCGAAGGCGGAACCGTGCTGGTGGAAAAAGATGCGGGGCAGGGTGCCTTTTTCCCTGACAGTGAGTATGTGGCCGCCGGTGCGAAAATCGTTGATGACGTTCAGGACATCTTTGCCAAGGCCGATGTCATTCTGAAAGTCAAGGAACCTCTCTTCAACGAGAAGGTGAAGAAGCACGAGTCGGATATGTTTCGGGAGGGTCAGTACCTCATCACCTTCCTGCATCCCGCCGCACCGGTGAACCACGAGCCCATGAAGAAGCTGGCCGCGACAGGCGTCATCAGCATCACCCTGGACGGCATTCCCCGTATTTCCCGCGCCCAGAACATGGACGCCTTGACCTCCATGAGCACCGTGGCGGGCTACAAGAGCGTCCTGATGGCCGCGAACCGTCTGCCGAAGTTCCTGCCTATGATCGGCACGGCGGTCGGCGCGATCAAGCCGGCCCATGTTGTCGTCATCGGCACCGGAGTCGCCGGTCTGCAGGCCGTGGCCACGGCCAAGCGCCTTGGCGCGGTGGTCAGCGCCATCGATATCCGTCCCGCGGCCGCTGAACAGGCCAAGTCGGTCGGTGCCAAGCCCATCGATACTGGCGTTCCGGCTGAAATCGCCATCGGCGAGGGCGGATATGCCCAGCGCCTGCCGGAAGAATGGCTGGAAAAGGAACGGGAACGCATCAGCGATGTGGTCAAGAGCGCGGACATCCTGATCACCGCGGCTCTGATCCCCGGAAAACTCGCTCCCATCCTGGTCACCGAAGACATGGTCAAGGGCATGGCCTCCGGATCGAGCATCGTGGACATCGCCATCGACCAGGGCGGCAACTGCGCCATCTCCGAAGCGGGCAAGGTCGTCGTCAAGCATGGTGTGACCATCGACGGCACCAAGAACATCCCGGGCATGCTGCCCACCAGCTCCACCTGGATGTTTGCCCACAACATCTACAACTTGCTGGAATTCCTCACCAAGGATGGCAAGATCGTACTGGACATGAATGATCCCATCGTCGCTTCCTCCCTGGCGACCAAGGACAAGAAAATCGTTCATGCCGGAGCACGCGAGGCAATGGGGCTGTAA
- a CDS encoding NAD(P) transhydrogenase subunit alpha, translating into MHPFFLIVIFVVSTLLGYKIISQVPSLLHTPLMSGMNALSGVTILGAVTAFAVARHTGSELFGTLAIILAMVNVAGGFFVTHRMLSMFDRKKS; encoded by the coding sequence ATGCATCCCTTTTTTCTGATCGTCATTTTCGTGGTGTCCACACTTCTCGGGTACAAAATCATAAGCCAGGTGCCGAGTCTTCTGCATACTCCCCTCATGTCCGGGATGAACGCCCTCTCCGGCGTGACCATTCTGGGCGCCGTTACGGCGTTCGCCGTAGCCAGGCATACGGGCAGCGAGCTGTTCGGCACTCTGGCAATCATCCTGGCGATGGTGAATGTGGCCGGCGGTTTTTTTGTTACCCACAGAATGCTGAGCATGTTTGACCGTAAAAAATCCTGA
- a CDS encoding NAD(P)(+) transhydrogenase (Re/Si-specific) subunit beta, whose translation MSNFIYTILALGLSAAILYGIHLMNSPKTAIKGNRLGAAAMGLAIIITLWKDGTLSMTGIWVSMLIGSGLGLWMAARVKMIQMPQMVALLNGLGGAASALVALLVLTDSGAPTVFTKMTAGLALSIGAITLSGSLIAAGKLHQVLNSRPIVFNRHSALCTGTIVFLLLILFLIMTSSSETPVFYTVVMLLVSLGFGVLFTVRVGGADMPITISLLNSLSGVAGAIAGMSINDALLVAVGGIVGASGLLLTQIMCRAMNRSLMDILLGKTTMATSASKPASMSTTAAPAAPPEEKPSEDSLAKRLAQAKNVVIIPGYGMALAQAQHKVRDLADALEKRGASVSYAIHPVAGRMPGHMNVLLAEADVDYEKLMEMDAANEALQKADLAIVVGANDVINPAARHAEGTPIYGMPVLIADDAKHVIICNFDTKPGYAGVENPLYTSDKATLLLGDANDTVQSLLTTLASADSAASTSASTGGTDIGPLLAQAKNVVIIPGYGMALAQAQHKVRDLADALEKRGANVAYAIHPVAGRMPGHMNVLLAEADVDYEKLMEMDASNEALQKADLAVIVGANDVVNPAARHAEGTPIYGMPVLMADAAKHVIICNFDTKPGYAGVENPLYTSDKTTLLLGDANDTVQSLLTTLASADSAASTSASTGGTDIGPLLAQAKNVVIIPGYGMALAQAQHKVRGLADALEKRGANVAYAIHPVAGRMPGHMNVLLAEADVDYEKLMEMDASNEALQKADLAIIVGANDVVNPAARHAEGTPIYGMPVLMADAAKHVIVCNFDTKPGYAGVENPLYTSDKTTLLLGDANDTVQSLLTTLASADSAASTSASTGGTDIGPLLAQAKNVVIIPGYGMALAQAQHKVRDLADALEKRGANVAYAIHPVAGRMPGHMNVLLAEADVDYEKLMEMDASNEALQKADLAVIVGANDVVNPAARHAEGTPIYGMPVLMADAAKHVIICNFDTKPGYAGVENPLYTSDKTTLLLGDANDTVSRLVGLVRENS comes from the coding sequence ATGAGCAATTTCATCTATACAATTCTCGCCTTGGGCCTGTCCGCGGCCATTTTGTACGGCATCCATCTGATGAACAGCCCGAAAACGGCGATCAAGGGCAACCGTCTGGGGGCCGCCGCCATGGGTCTGGCGATCATCATCACCCTGTGGAAAGACGGCACGCTTTCCATGACGGGAATCTGGGTCTCCATGCTGATCGGATCGGGCCTGGGTCTGTGGATGGCCGCCCGCGTCAAGATGATTCAGATGCCCCAGATGGTGGCTCTGCTCAACGGACTGGGCGGCGCGGCTTCGGCACTGGTCGCGCTTCTGGTGCTGACGGACTCGGGGGCGCCGACGGTTTTCACCAAAATGACGGCCGGTCTGGCTCTGTCCATAGGCGCGATCACCCTGTCGGGCAGCCTGATCGCGGCGGGCAAGCTGCATCAGGTGCTGAACTCCAGACCGATAGTCTTCAACCGCCATTCGGCCCTATGTACCGGCACCATCGTCTTTCTCCTGCTAATTCTTTTTCTCATCATGACCAGCAGTTCCGAAACGCCGGTGTTCTATACTGTGGTCATGTTGCTCGTCAGTCTCGGTTTCGGCGTTCTTTTCACTGTGCGCGTGGGTGGGGCGGACATGCCCATCACCATCTCCCTGCTGAACTCCCTGAGCGGAGTGGCCGGGGCCATCGCGGGCATGAGCATCAATGATGCCCTGCTGGTGGCCGTCGGCGGCATCGTAGGCGCGTCCGGCCTGCTGTTGACCCAGATCATGTGCAGGGCCATGAACCGTTCCCTGATGGACATCCTGCTGGGCAAGACTACCATGGCGACTTCGGCCTCCAAGCCCGCGTCCATGTCCACCACGGCCGCTCCGGCTGCTCCCCCGGAGGAAAAGCCATCCGAAGATTCCCTGGCCAAACGTCTGGCGCAGGCGAAAAACGTGGTCATCATTCCGGGCTACGGCATGGCCCTGGCCCAGGCTCAGCACAAGGTCCGCGATCTGGCCGACGCTCTCGAAAAGCGCGGAGCCTCCGTTTCCTATGCCATCCATCCGGTGGCCGGAAGAATGCCCGGACACATGAACGTGCTGCTGGCCGAAGCCGATGTGGATTACGAAAAGCTGATGGAAATGGATGCCGCCAATGAGGCGCTGCAAAAGGCCGACCTGGCCATTGTCGTCGGTGCCAACGACGTCATCAACCCGGCCGCCCGCCATGCGGAGGGAACACCCATTTACGGCATGCCCGTCCTGATAGCCGACGACGCCAAGCACGTAATCATCTGCAACTTCGACACGAAACCCGGTTACGCTGGAGTGGAGAACCCTCTCTACACCAGCGACAAGGCTACGCTGCTTCTTGGCGACGCCAACGATACGGTGCAAAGCCTGCTGACAACGCTGGCTTCCGCCGACTCCGCGGCTTCCACCTCTGCCTCCACCGGCGGAACGGATATCGGGCCGCTTCTGGCGCAGGCGAAAAATGTGGTCATCATTCCGGGTTACGGCATGGCCCTGGCTCAGGCCCAGCACAAAGTCCGCGACCTGGCCGACGCTCTCGAAAAGCGGGGGGCCAACGTCGCCTACGCCATTCACCCGGTGGCCGGAAGAATGCCCGGACACATGAACGTGCTCTTGGCCGAAGCCGATGTGGACTACGAGAAGCTGATGGAGATGGACGCCTCCAACGAGGCACTCCAGAAAGCCGATCTGGCCGTCATCGTAGGAGCCAACGACGTCGTCAATCCGGCCGCCCGCCACGCGGAAGGAACGCCCATCTACGGCATGCCCGTCCTGATGGCCGACGCCGCCAAGCATGTGATCATCTGCAACTTCGACACAAAGCCCGGCTACGCTGGAGTGGAGAACCCTCTCTACACCAGCGACAAAACCACGCTGCTTCTTGGCGACGCCAATGACACCGTACAGAGCCTGCTGACAACGCTGGCTTCCGCCGACTCCGCGGCTTCTACTTCTGCCTCCACCGGCGGGACAGACATCGGGCCGCTTCTGGCACAGGCGAAAAACGTGGTCATCATTCCGGGTTACGGCATGGCCCTGGCCCAGGCTCAGCACAAGGTCCGCGGGCTGGCCGACGCGCTCGAAAAGCGGGGGGCCAATGTTGCCTATGCCATTCACCCGGTGGCCGGGAGAATGCCCGGGCACATGAACGTGCTCCTGGCCGAAGCCGATGTGGATTACGAAAAGCTCATGGAGATGGACGCTTCCAACGAGGCACTCCAGAAAGCCGATCTGGCCATCATCGTAGGGGCCAACGACGTCGTCAATCCGGCTGCCCGCCATGCGGAAGGAACGCCCATCTACGGCATGCCCGTCCTAATGGCCGACGCCGCCAAACATGTGATCGTCTGCAACTTCGACACGAAGCCCGGTTATGCGGGCGTGGAGAACCCCCTCTACACCAGCGACAAAACCACGCTGCTCCTTGGCGACGCCAATGATACCGTGCAGAGCCTGCTGACAACGCTGGCTTCCGCCGACTCCGCGGCTTCCACCTCTGCCTCCACCGGCGGAACGGATATCGGGCCGCTTCTGGCGCAGGCGAAAAATGTGGTCATCATTCCGGGTTACGGCATGGCCCTGGCTCAGGCCCAGCACAAAGTCCGCGACTTGGCCGACGCTCTCGAAAAGCGGGGGGCCAACGTCGCCTACGCCATTCACCCGGTGGCCGGAAGAATGCCCGGACACATGAACGTGCTCTTGGCCGAAGCCGATGTGGACTACGAGAAGCTGATGGAGATGGACGCCTCCAACGAGGCACTCCAGAAAGCCGATCTGGCCGTCATCGTAGGAGCCAACGACGTCGTCAATCCGGCCGCCCGCCACGCGGAAGGAACGCCCATCTACGGCATGCCCGTCCTGATGGCCGACGCCGCCAAGCATGTGATCATCTGCAACTTCGACACAAAGCCCGGCTACGCTGGAGTGGAGAACCCTCTCTACACCAGCGACAAAACCACGCTGCTTCTTGGCGACGCCAATGACACCGTATCCCGGCTTGTCGGCCTCGTCAGAGAGAACTCTTAA
- a CDS encoding aspartate aminotransferase family protein, with translation MQTPNSASVIAADKKHVWHHLTQHKIYENTDPLFIVEGNGMRVKDIAGKEYLDAVSGGVWTVNVGYGRKKIAQAVSDQLTKLCYFANSFGSIPTALFAEKLISKMPGMSRVYFSNSGSEANEKAFKIVRQISQLKHDGKKYKIVYRDRDYHGTTISTLSACGQFERKNQYGPFTPGFVEMPHCSVYRSPYADSTDLGKKFADELEKVVQKEGPDTVGGVILEPITAGGGVITPPEGYFERITEICKKYGLLLIIDEVVCGLGRTGKWFGYQHYNVQPDIVTMAKGVASGYAAISCTVTTEQVFKDFIADPSDRDSYFRDISTFGGCTAGPTAALVNLEIIEEENLLENTVKMGDYLMGRLLELKDKHAIIGDVRGKGLFAGLELVKDRATKEPVEESVTARVVGECMKQGVIIGKTTRSFRELNNTLCLSPALICTKSDIDEIINALDNGFKTVCA, from the coding sequence ATGCAAACGCCCAATTCCGCATCTGTCATCGCCGCCGACAAGAAACATGTCTGGCACCATCTGACGCAACACAAGATTTACGAGAACACGGACCCGCTGTTCATCGTCGAAGGCAACGGCATGCGCGTGAAGGACATTGCCGGGAAGGAATATCTGGACGCCGTTTCCGGCGGAGTCTGGACCGTCAACGTCGGCTACGGCAGAAAAAAGATCGCCCAGGCCGTCAGCGATCAGCTGACCAAGCTCTGCTATTTCGCCAACTCCTTCGGCAGCATTCCCACAGCGCTTTTCGCGGAGAAGCTGATCAGCAAAATGCCCGGCATGTCCCGCGTGTACTTCTCCAACTCCGGCTCGGAGGCCAACGAAAAGGCGTTCAAGATTGTCCGTCAGATTTCCCAGCTCAAGCACGACGGCAAGAAATACAAGATCGTCTATCGTGACCGCGACTATCACGGAACGACCATCTCGACGCTGAGCGCCTGCGGTCAGTTCGAGCGGAAAAACCAGTACGGTCCCTTCACTCCCGGTTTTGTGGAAATGCCCCATTGCTCCGTCTACCGTTCGCCGTATGCCGACAGCACGGATCTCGGCAAGAAATTCGCCGATGAACTGGAGAAAGTGGTTCAGAAAGAAGGTCCCGATACCGTCGGCGGCGTCATTCTGGAGCCCATTACCGCCGGCGGCGGCGTCATCACTCCGCCGGAAGGCTATTTCGAGAGAATCACCGAAATCTGCAAGAAGTACGGCCTGCTGCTGATCATCGACGAAGTGGTCTGCGGCCTGGGCAGAACCGGCAAATGGTTCGGCTACCAGCACTACAACGTCCAGCCCGATATCGTGACCATGGCCAAGGGCGTTGCCAGCGGCTACGCGGCCATTTCCTGCACCGTAACGACAGAACAGGTGTTCAAGGATTTCATCGCCGATCCTTCGGACCGCGACAGCTACTTCCGCGACATCAGCACCTTCGGCGGATGCACAGCCGGACCTACCGCCGCCCTGGTGAACCTGGAAATCATTGAAGAGGAAAATCTGCTGGAAAACACGGTGAAGATGGGCGACTACCTCATGGGCCGGCTGCTCGAGCTCAAGGACAAGCACGCCATCATCGGCGATGTGCGCGGCAAGGGCCTGTTCGCCGGTCTTGAGCTGGTCAAGGATCGCGCCACCAAGGAACCCGTGGAAGAAAGCGTCACGGCCCGCGTTGTCGGCGAATGCATGAAGCAGGGCGTGATCATCGGCAAGACCACCCGCAGCTTCCGGGAACTGAACAACACCCTGTGCCTGAGCCCCGCGCTCATCTGCACCAAGTCCGACATTGACGAAATCATCAATGCTCTGGACAACGGCTTCAAGACTGTCTGCGCCTAA
- a CDS encoding sigma-54 interaction domain-containing protein, whose product MHDFKKLAETLARTCPANVGFGLFSGDDWLLVQANGKLCGFLETKQPLPSLPFSQLLRDADIADIVPHVLGSAPNTTMKFTHRGKSYAFVWMYAFPEDSSQTQAQAFYLLELPPDPVYDPNELLWEQLHVILDSIHDGIWIIDGNGITVHVNKALKRIADITPEDVIGKHVTVPMREGKFSSCVTLQALKEKRSVTLFDDYASGKRCLNTSTPIFDHDGNVWRVVASIRDITELDMLQSRLVKTEQEIRAYKRRLDMLGQESGGFLAGSLLMRNCLHELEKAARSSSGVLILGETGTGKSLAASIIHQKSSRASGPYITVNCAAIPPSLIESELFGYEKGAFSGAGQHGKKGYFELAHTGTLLLDEIGELPLNMQAKLLHVLDNQSFHRVGGEKSISVDVRVIAATNRPLEKLVESGEYRADLYYRLRVLSVQLPPLRQHAEDIVELTNYFLDDACNRHGITKVFAPQVLAHFMSYSWPGNVRELRATVDFLVAMSENKLVVPSDLPRHILGASAIPDDAGLDNTPQTLKAAVRNLEYTMVRSALLETGSTYKAAERLGVSQSTVMRKAQQFGLKTER is encoded by the coding sequence ATGCACGATTTCAAAAAACTGGCGGAAACTCTGGCACGGACATGCCCGGCCAATGTCGGCTTCGGGCTGTTCTCCGGAGATGACTGGCTTCTTGTGCAGGCCAACGGCAAGCTGTGCGGATTTCTCGAAACGAAGCAGCCCCTTCCTTCCCTGCCTTTTTCCCAGCTGCTCCGGGACGCGGATATCGCAGACATTGTTCCCCATGTCCTGGGCAGCGCTCCGAATACCACCATGAAGTTCACACACCGGGGGAAAAGCTATGCTTTTGTCTGGATGTATGCCTTTCCGGAAGATTCTTCTCAGACCCAGGCCCAGGCGTTCTATCTTCTGGAACTGCCTCCGGACCCGGTGTACGATCCCAATGAACTCCTCTGGGAGCAGCTGCATGTCATTCTGGATTCCATCCATGACGGCATCTGGATCATCGACGGCAATGGCATCACGGTTCACGTCAACAAAGCTCTGAAGCGCATCGCGGATATCACCCCGGAAGATGTCATCGGCAAGCACGTGACCGTGCCCATGCGGGAAGGAAAGTTTTCGTCCTGCGTCACGCTTCAGGCTCTCAAGGAAAAGCGCTCCGTGACTCTGTTCGACGACTATGCGTCGGGCAAGCGTTGTCTGAATACCAGCACACCCATTTTCGATCACGATGGAAATGTCTGGAGAGTGGTGGCCTCCATCCGCGACATCACCGAACTCGACATGCTGCAAAGCCGTCTGGTCAAAACGGAACAGGAAATCCGCGCGTACAAGAGACGTCTCGACATGCTGGGGCAGGAAAGCGGCGGCTTTCTCGCCGGAAGCCTGCTCATGCGCAACTGTCTGCACGAGCTGGAAAAAGCGGCCCGGTCCTCGTCGGGAGTGCTCATTCTGGGGGAAACCGGAACCGGGAAGAGTCTGGCGGCCTCCATCATCCACCAGAAGAGTTCGCGCGCTTCCGGCCCTTACATCACGGTCAACTGTGCGGCTATCCCGCCGTCTCTCATCGAGTCGGAACTTTTCGGCTACGAAAAGGGCGCTTTTTCCGGCGCGGGGCAGCACGGGAAAAAGGGCTATTTTGAACTGGCCCACACGGGAACGCTGCTATTGGATGAAATAGGCGAACTGCCCCTGAACATGCAGGCCAAGCTGCTGCATGTCTTAGACAACCAAAGCTTTCACCGCGTCGGCGGAGAGAAGAGCATCTCCGTCGATGTCAGGGTTATCGCGGCGACCAACCGGCCCCTGGAAAAACTGGTGGAGAGCGGGGAATACCGCGCGGATCTGTACTACAGGCTGCGGGTGCTGAGCGTGCAGCTTCCGCCCCTGCGCCAGCACGCCGAAGACATCGTGGAGCTGACCAACTATTTTCTGGACGACGCCTGTAACCGTCACGGCATCACCAAGGTGTTCGCCCCGCAGGTCCTGGCGCATTTCATGTCCTATTCCTGGCCGGGCAATGTGAGGGAACTGCGCGCCACGGTGGATTTTCTGGTGGCCATGAGCGAAAACAAGCTGGTGGTACCCTCCGATCTGCCCCGGCATATTCTGGGGGCGTCGGCGATACCCGACGATGCGGGGCTGGACAATACGCCTCAAACCTTGAAGGCGGCCGTCAGAAATCTGGAATATACGATGGTGCGCAGCGCGCTTCTGGAAACGGGCAGTACGTACAAGGCGGCGGAACGGCTGGGGGTGAGTCAGTCCACGGTCATGCGCAAGGCCCAGCAGTTCGGACTGAAAACCGAGAGATAA